One window of Mauremys mutica isolate MM-2020 ecotype Southern chromosome 20, ASM2049712v1, whole genome shotgun sequence genomic DNA carries:
- the LOC123353488 gene encoding ras-related protein Rab-3D-like isoform X1, which produces MQRLTTLLNRNRIASGTVCARAPRMMASANDTQQAQKDAAKKKFDYMFKLVIIGNSSVGKTSFLFRYADDCVGIDFKLKTVYWNEKRVKLQIWDTTVRERYRTISRAYYRGAMGFLLIYDIANQDSFNAVQDWATQIKTYLWDNAQCDLEDDRVVATEDGKRLADELGFEFFEASAKDNINVKQVFERLVDNICKKVNESLATNSILIGNSKRLRPRSPAAAPPR; this is translated from the exons ATGCAGCGATTAACAACTTTGCTTAATCGCAACCGAATTGCTTCAGGTACAGTCTGCGCGCGAGCTCCCAGGATG atggcCTCTGCCAACGACACCCAGCAGGCCCAGAAAGATGCCGCCAAAAAGAAATTCGACTACATGTTCAAGCTGGTGATCATCGGGAACAGCAGCGTGGGGAAGACGTCCTTCCTGTTCCGCTACGCCGACGACTGCGTGGGCATCGACTTCAAGCTGAAGACGGTCTACTGGAACGAGAAGCGGGTCAAGCTGCAGATCTGG GACACCACAGTGCGGGAGAGATACCGGACGATCTCAAGGGCTTATTACCGAGGAGCCATGGGCTTTCTGTTAATATACGACATCGCCAACCAGGATTCCTTCAATGCCGTGCAGGACTG GGCAACCCAGATCAAGACCTACTTGTGGGATAACGCCCAGTGTGACTTGGAAGACGACCGAGTGGTGGCCACGGAGGATGGCAAGCGGCTGGCAGATGAGCTAG gGTTTGAATTCTTCGAAGCCAGCGCCAAGGACAACATCAACGTCAAGCAGGTCTTTGAGCGCCTGGTGGACAATATCTGCAAGAAGGTGAATGAGAGCCTGGCCACCAACTCCATCCTCATCGGCAACAGCAAGAGACTCCGCCCCCGCAGTCCAGCCGCTGCTCCTCCTAGATAA
- the LOC123353488 gene encoding ras-related protein Rab-3D-like isoform X2, which translates to MASANDTQQAQKDAAKKKFDYMFKLVIIGNSSVGKTSFLFRYADDCVGIDFKLKTVYWNEKRVKLQIWDTTVRERYRTISRAYYRGAMGFLLIYDIANQDSFNAVQDWATQIKTYLWDNAQCDLEDDRVVATEDGKRLADELGFEFFEASAKDNINVKQVFERLVDNICKKVNESLATNSILIGNSKRLRPRSPAAAPPR; encoded by the exons atggcCTCTGCCAACGACACCCAGCAGGCCCAGAAAGATGCCGCCAAAAAGAAATTCGACTACATGTTCAAGCTGGTGATCATCGGGAACAGCAGCGTGGGGAAGACGTCCTTCCTGTTCCGCTACGCCGACGACTGCGTGGGCATCGACTTCAAGCTGAAGACGGTCTACTGGAACGAGAAGCGGGTCAAGCTGCAGATCTGG GACACCACAGTGCGGGAGAGATACCGGACGATCTCAAGGGCTTATTACCGAGGAGCCATGGGCTTTCTGTTAATATACGACATCGCCAACCAGGATTCCTTCAATGCCGTGCAGGACTG GGCAACCCAGATCAAGACCTACTTGTGGGATAACGCCCAGTGTGACTTGGAAGACGACCGAGTGGTGGCCACGGAGGATGGCAAGCGGCTGGCAGATGAGCTAG gGTTTGAATTCTTCGAAGCCAGCGCCAAGGACAACATCAACGTCAAGCAGGTCTTTGAGCGCCTGGTGGACAATATCTGCAAGAAGGTGAATGAGAGCCTGGCCACCAACTCCATCCTCATCGGCAACAGCAAGAGACTCCGCCCCCGCAGTCCAGCCGCTGCTCCTCCTAGATAA